A stretch of Lewinella sp. 4G2 DNA encodes these proteins:
- a CDS encoding ABC transporter permease, with the protein MNLPAKMSWRYLFARKSTNAINIITLIAAFGVAIGTAALVMVLSVFNGFEDLFLDLFNNLNPDVRITAAKGKTFEITPELQASLAELPEIAVISATLEETAMFSYQDKRSPGRIKGVDLQYAAINGIDTMVRDGSYALYADPERASNAVIGNQLAMALGVDPLNQFEQVRVYMARPKPRGGGGFLTTGRSSYLTRDFQPTGIIRSQEAFENEAVLIPLRKARDLLSVSDSTVSSLEIKLTAAGVDQDYSEIVQATLGDNYVVENRYQQENSILKIMQVEKWIAFAIVMLMMVVISFNLIGALWMIVLEKRSDISILRSLGMTGENVRNIFLRVGLLLSSLGLAVGFLLAIVLYVLQKTFSLVNLPGLMMEPYPISFRLVDFLVVGVTVLTIGLLASLLPARRAARVSAIITEE; encoded by the coding sequence ATGAATTTGCCGGCAAAAATGTCCTGGCGGTACTTGTTTGCCCGCAAGTCTACCAACGCGATCAACATCATTACCCTGATTGCCGCTTTTGGTGTAGCCATCGGCACGGCGGCGCTGGTTATGGTACTGAGCGTATTCAATGGTTTTGAGGATTTGTTCCTGGATCTTTTCAACAACCTTAATCCGGATGTCCGGATCACTGCAGCTAAGGGGAAGACGTTCGAAATCACTCCGGAACTTCAGGCCAGCCTAGCTGAGCTCCCCGAAATCGCGGTTATCTCCGCGACACTGGAAGAGACGGCCATGTTCAGCTACCAGGACAAGCGCAGCCCGGGGCGGATCAAAGGGGTTGACCTCCAGTATGCGGCCATCAACGGAATTGATACCATGGTGCGCGACGGCTCCTACGCGCTGTACGCCGATCCCGAGCGAGCCTCCAATGCCGTGATTGGTAATCAGCTCGCGATGGCGCTAGGGGTAGACCCACTCAACCAGTTCGAGCAGGTCCGGGTGTACATGGCCCGGCCAAAACCCAGGGGTGGGGGAGGGTTCCTCACCACCGGCCGTAGCTCCTACCTGACGCGCGACTTTCAGCCTACGGGTATCATCCGTAGCCAGGAGGCCTTTGAAAATGAGGCCGTACTCATTCCACTTCGCAAGGCTAGGGACTTACTGAGCGTGAGCGACAGTACGGTCAGTTCACTGGAGATCAAACTGACGGCAGCAGGGGTGGACCAGGACTATTCTGAAATAGTGCAAGCCACCCTTGGTGACAATTACGTTGTAGAAAACCGTTATCAGCAGGAAAATAGCATTCTCAAGATCATGCAGGTGGAAAAGTGGATCGCCTTCGCCATCGTCATGCTTATGATGGTGGTCATCAGTTTCAACCTCATTGGTGCGCTGTGGATGATCGTCCTGGAGAAACGAAGCGATATATCCATTCTCCGCAGTTTGGGAATGACGGGGGAGAACGTCAGAAACATCTTTTTGCGGGTCGGTTTACTGCTCAGTAGCCTCGGCTTAGCGGTAGGCTTTTTGCTGGCGATCGTGCTATACGTACTTCAAAAAACATTCAGCTTGGTCAATCTGCCCGGGCTGATGATGGAGCCTTATCCCATCTCATTTCGTTTGGTGGATTTCCTTGTTGTGGGGGTAACCGTACTTACTATCGGTTTATTGGCTTCCTTGTTGCCAGCCCGTCGTGCCGCTCGGGTTTCCGCCATTATCACTGAAGAGTGA
- a CDS encoding GNAT family N-acetyltransferase yields MIYTFKPLESTSTAFFHELFHSSLYKPPGEPAIPFEEIRKPELRRYYEYWGKDGDLGFIILQDGEEIGGIWSRRFTEEEPGYGFISPDVAELGIAIKKGHRGNGIGNHLMNHFLDALRKRGDKQVSLSVNGDNHAAQWYQRMGFRIVSFNGKTLKMVLDL; encoded by the coding sequence ATGATCTACACTTTTAAACCACTGGAGAGTACCTCGACGGCCTTCTTTCACGAACTGTTTCATTCTTCACTCTACAAGCCGCCCGGGGAGCCGGCCATTCCCTTTGAGGAGATCCGAAAGCCGGAATTACGCCGGTACTACGAATACTGGGGGAAAGACGGAGACCTCGGTTTCATCATTTTGCAGGATGGGGAGGAAATCGGAGGAATCTGGAGCCGCCGCTTCACCGAAGAAGAACCGGGCTATGGCTTCATCAGCCCCGACGTTGCGGAACTGGGCATCGCCATCAAGAAGGGCCACCGCGGCAACGGGATTGGCAACCACTTGATGAATCACTTCCTCGATGCCCTGCGGAAAAGGGGAGATAAGCAAGTTTCCCTTTCCGTTAATGGGGACAACCACGCCGCCCAGTGGTACCAGCGAATGGGTTTTCGCATCGTCTCGTTTAACGGAAAGACGCTGAAGATGGTGCTTGATCTTTAG
- a CDS encoding NAD(P)H-binding protein codes for MSKATIVIAGATGFIGRWFIERFHEDFNIIALSRSEMKPDADYQKAAWRKVELYSLSSTEEALQGADYALYLVHSMHPTTRLHQGTFEDTDLLLADNFGRAAKRNGLRQIIFMGGLLPEGESVDDLSRHLRSRYEVEQTLGNAGTPVTALRAGIIVGQGGSSFAMIRKLVERLPVLICPSWCQSATHPVGLHDALQMIRYCVGREEMYDQHFDIGGSDVTNYMEMIRITADLMGKKRQIRPVKFFSPGFSKMWVALFTDNSRELVSPLIESLRHDLVAQPNSLLEQFPERADFRQAARRALFGKEKLPPLPERVPTEEEEKNTVRSVQRLPNPEGHTATYVARIYQRWLPIFFKTLIRVETEGDISKFTFAGTPLLQLTFIPDRSDDERQLFYITGGRLVKRKDYGWLEFRRVLGGRYVISAIHEFVPALPWFVYVGSQAKAHAFVMDRFGKYLAGD; via the coding sequence ATGAGTAAAGCAACCATCGTCATCGCCGGCGCCACGGGATTTATCGGACGGTGGTTCATCGAAAGGTTTCACGAGGATTTCAACATCATCGCACTGAGCCGAAGTGAAATGAAACCCGATGCTGACTACCAAAAGGCAGCGTGGCGAAAGGTAGAATTGTATTCCCTCAGTTCTACGGAGGAGGCGCTGCAGGGAGCCGATTACGCACTTTATCTCGTGCACTCGATGCACCCCACTACTCGATTGCACCAGGGCACCTTTGAAGACACGGATCTTTTACTAGCGGATAACTTCGGCCGCGCAGCCAAACGAAATGGCCTCCGGCAGATCATCTTTATGGGTGGCCTATTACCGGAAGGTGAATCAGTCGATGACCTGAGCCGCCATTTACGCAGCCGTTACGAAGTAGAACAAACGTTGGGAAATGCCGGCACACCCGTAACCGCCCTCCGCGCGGGGATCATTGTTGGTCAGGGAGGATCATCCTTCGCCATGATCCGTAAGTTGGTAGAACGGCTTCCCGTCCTGATCTGCCCTTCCTGGTGCCAGTCGGCTACTCACCCGGTAGGGCTGCACGATGCACTGCAAATGATTCGCTACTGTGTTGGCCGGGAGGAGATGTACGACCAGCACTTCGACATCGGCGGATCGGACGTAACGAACTACATGGAGATGATCCGAATTACAGCTGACCTTATGGGGAAAAAGCGTCAGATCCGGCCGGTCAAGTTCTTCAGCCCGGGCTTCTCCAAAATGTGGGTGGCACTCTTCACAGATAACAGCCGGGAACTCGTCTCCCCCCTCATCGAAAGCCTCCGGCACGATCTGGTGGCCCAGCCCAATTCGCTACTGGAGCAATTTCCGGAACGGGCCGATTTCCGGCAGGCTGCCCGGCGGGCTTTGTTCGGTAAGGAGAAGTTACCCCCACTCCCGGAGCGGGTGCCTACGGAAGAGGAGGAAAAGAATACGGTCCGCAGTGTGCAGCGGCTGCCTAATCCCGAAGGGCACACGGCCACTTACGTAGCTCGTATTTACCAGCGCTGGCTACCCATTTTCTTTAAAACACTCATCCGGGTGGAAACGGAGGGTGATATCTCAAAATTTACTTTTGCGGGTACGCCATTACTACAACTCACCTTTATTCCGGACCGGAGTGATGATGAACGGCAACTTTTCTATATCACCGGTGGACGGCTCGTCAAGCGCAAGGACTACGGTTGGTTAGAGTTTCGGCGCGTCCTGGGAGGGCGGTACGTCATTTCTGCAATCCATGAGTTTGTCCCTGCGCTGCCGTGGTTCGTATACGTAGGGAGCCAGGCCAAAGCCCACGCTTTCGTGATGGACCGTTTTGGTAAATACCTTGCTGGGGACTAG
- a CDS encoding aldo/keto reductase, producing the protein MMKIKLNNGLEMPQLGLGVWQSGNGEEVINAIHWALDAGYRHVDTAKIYKNEEAVGKALATANVPREEIWLTTKIWNDDIRAGRTTAALDESLQRLGVTYVDLILLHWPVDGYQQAWKELEAALKAGKVKAIGLSNFMDEHLQDILEVATVKPAVNQIEYHPYLVQAEAISACDEHNIAITAWSPLMQGKFLEEPLFATIAEKYNKTAAQVVLRWCLQNDIIVIPKSTNKGRIEENGDLFDFELSEEDMVAIDELERGHHFGPDPHDFDF; encoded by the coding sequence ATGATGAAAATTAAATTGAACAATGGTCTCGAGATGCCCCAACTTGGCCTGGGAGTATGGCAGAGCGGCAATGGCGAAGAAGTAATTAACGCCATCCACTGGGCGCTGGACGCCGGTTACCGCCACGTCGATACGGCCAAGATTTACAAAAACGAAGAAGCCGTCGGTAAGGCGCTCGCTACCGCCAACGTCCCCCGCGAAGAGATTTGGCTGACTACCAAGATCTGGAACGACGACATCCGAGCCGGCCGCACCACGGCAGCACTGGATGAATCCCTTCAACGGTTGGGAGTGACGTACGTCGATCTGATTTTACTCCACTGGCCAGTCGACGGATATCAGCAGGCTTGGAAGGAATTAGAAGCTGCGTTAAAAGCGGGTAAAGTGAAAGCCATTGGTCTGAGCAATTTCATGGATGAGCACCTACAGGATATCCTGGAAGTGGCCACCGTAAAGCCGGCCGTCAACCAGATCGAATACCACCCCTACTTGGTGCAGGCAGAAGCCATCTCAGCTTGCGATGAGCACAACATTGCCATCACCGCCTGGAGCCCACTGATGCAAGGGAAGTTTTTGGAGGAGCCGCTCTTCGCTACCATCGCGGAGAAGTATAACAAGACGGCGGCACAAGTCGTCCTTCGGTGGTGCCTGCAGAACGATATTATCGTCATCCCGAAGAGCACCAATAAAGGCCGCATCGAAGAAAATGGTGACCTGTTCGACTTTGAGCTGAGTGAAGAAGATATGGTAGCGATCGACGAATTGGAGCGGGGCCACCACTTTGGGCCAGACCCGCACGACTTTGACTTTTAG
- a CDS encoding MarR family winged helix-turn-helix transcriptional regulator, which translates to MILYLWFTNLLKIPYVRFACFQVDERPGASLKTQQPTNFQRAFSLSATNYIMVNQVDSSGFLAGGSNRYEDLHYNISQSSSWLSNLSRKHLLPLGITPKQSTILSILAAKYPESLSIQEVRKSLADKMSDASRLIDRLEKKGLLEKFPSDFDRRSNRARITEKGKELLDEVLRNRPDFEGAIADRLSDSEIDSLNKLLNRLK; encoded by the coding sequence ATGATTTTGTACCTTTGGTTTACCAATTTATTGAAAATCCCGTACGTGCGTTTTGCCTGTTTTCAGGTGGATGAACGACCGGGCGCTTCGTTGAAAACCCAGCAACCGACAAATTTTCAACGTGCATTTAGCCTTTCGGCAACAAACTATATTATGGTAAACCAAGTTGACTCTTCCGGCTTTTTGGCCGGTGGTAGTAATCGATATGAAGACTTGCATTATAACATTTCACAGTCTTCTAGTTGGCTGAGTAATCTATCAAGAAAGCATTTGTTACCGCTGGGAATCACCCCTAAGCAATCAACGATACTTTCTATTCTGGCCGCTAAATACCCCGAATCTCTTTCCATTCAGGAAGTGAGAAAAAGCCTCGCGGATAAGATGTCCGACGCTAGCCGTCTCATTGACCGCCTGGAGAAAAAAGGACTCCTCGAGAAGTTCCCATCGGACTTTGATCGGAGAAGCAACCGCGCGCGCATCACCGAAAAGGGTAAGGAGTTGCTTGATGAAGTATTGCGCAACCGGCCTGACTTCGAGGGCGCCATTGCTGATCGCCTTTCTGATAGTGAGATCGATAGCCTCAATAAACTCCTGAACCGATTGAAGTAG
- a CDS encoding outer membrane lipoprotein carrier protein LolA: MRKLFFCLVLCFGFTLTLSAQDRQYLNASDSDPEAVALLSSLRTKYDAFEAIRADFRLDIAFPGQQVETQTGQVSRKGDAVRFKLGQQEGIVNDQAAYIIQHGNKEVMINNLPEPGELNGVLTPQTLFSFYEGDNYVVAITGTETIKGRAAKIIELKPVNRDESEFTKMRLQVDAKAKELISIQAFSRDGTNFTFHLDKTEGNPTLAANTFTFSKTDFPGYHVEDLRY; this comes from the coding sequence ATGAGAAAGCTGTTCTTCTGTCTCGTTCTTTGCTTTGGTTTCACCCTCACACTCTCCGCTCAGGACCGGCAGTACCTAAATGCATCGGATAGTGATCCAGAGGCGGTCGCGCTGCTCTCTTCGCTTCGAACCAAGTACGATGCTTTTGAAGCAATCAGAGCGGACTTCAGGTTGGACATAGCTTTTCCGGGCCAGCAAGTAGAAACCCAAACCGGGCAAGTCAGCCGAAAGGGAGACGCCGTTCGCTTTAAGCTCGGGCAGCAGGAGGGGATCGTCAACGATCAGGCCGCCTACATCATTCAGCACGGCAACAAGGAGGTGATGATCAATAACTTACCGGAGCCTGGCGAATTGAATGGAGTGCTCACCCCCCAAACGCTGTTCAGTTTCTACGAGGGAGATAACTACGTTGTTGCCATCACTGGCACTGAAACCATTAAGGGCCGCGCCGCAAAGATCATTGAACTGAAGCCCGTCAACCGCGACGAAAGTGAGTTCACCAAGATGCGCCTACAAGTCGACGCTAAGGCTAAGGAACTCATCAGTATCCAAGCCTTTTCACGGGACGGCACCAATTTCACCTTTCACCTGGACAAGACGGAGGGGAACCCTACCCTCGCCGCAAATACCTTCACGTTCAGCAAGACCGATTTTCCCGGTTACCACGTAGAGGACCTCCGCTACTAA